A single genomic interval of Nocardioides nitrophenolicus harbors:
- a CDS encoding DUF4153 domain-containing protein: MTPQPLVGVRSIKVKLGLLVAASATVAALVAALGRSDNVPLWLTIPVTIGLALALTQLLAVGMTSPLRQMTAAARRMATGDYAVRVPDTARDEVGELARAFNTMARELAGVDRQRRELVANVSHELRTPLAGLRAVLENVVDGVAPDDPAVLATALAQAERMSGLVEDLLDLARVDAGKAPLAARGVPLAELLTDAVAEAEALGRRVTYDLRVTPPDLVVTADPARLHQLVANLLDNASRHSPAGGTVEVRAEAAGDRYRIEVRDSGPGVPAADRERVFEPFGTLAASGGTGGTGLGLAIARWVTDLHGGTIGFLDPADGSSGARVRVELPLEPAARPAAVPVTSNQEAPVSAPTAPPSPPAPVPPPPSITDDLLGGFWPERGVPARPALLLGALGTGLLGGLVLPERALGIGTFLVLVAAGSVVLTASRERRDAFTLSCAGLCVLLAATAVVRDAEWVVVLCLLAGAGLCVIGVTGGRTLGGFLLSGLMWPVAGLRGMPWLGRTVTALPVVGHGAALLRTLVWSVLGLVVFGALFASADALVAEWVDALLPDLTVDTFVLRAFVTTAVGGTVLAAAYLSLNPPRVDRAGVAPRSVARRYEWLAPVLVVVGVFAVFLVAQATVVFGGHAYLRRTTGLTYAEYVHEGFAQLTVATALTLLVIAVAARKAARETAADRLWLRLALGALCAETLVVVASALYRMDVYQEAYGFTRLRLLVDVFEGWLGVLVLAVVVSGIGLRGAWLPRFALLSGVLGLLGLAAVNPDAWIARHNLDRYADTGRVDWSYLRGLSDDAVPVLAELTGSDRTCALAGRRVGGDDWLEWNLGRARAGDALAGAGAVSLDATEGCVERGD; the protein is encoded by the coding sequence ATGACGCCCCAGCCGCTCGTCGGCGTCCGCTCGATCAAGGTCAAGCTCGGCCTGCTGGTCGCGGCGAGCGCCACCGTCGCCGCCCTGGTCGCCGCGCTCGGCCGCTCCGACAACGTCCCGCTCTGGCTGACCATCCCGGTCACCATCGGCCTGGCCCTGGCGCTGACCCAGCTGCTCGCGGTGGGGATGACCTCGCCGCTGCGGCAGATGACCGCCGCCGCCCGGCGGATGGCGACCGGCGACTACGCCGTACGAGTGCCCGACACCGCGCGCGACGAGGTCGGCGAGCTGGCCCGCGCGTTCAACACGATGGCCCGCGAGCTCGCCGGCGTCGACCGGCAGCGCCGCGAGCTGGTCGCCAACGTCAGCCACGAGCTGCGCACCCCGCTCGCCGGGCTGCGGGCGGTCCTCGAGAACGTCGTCGACGGCGTCGCCCCCGACGACCCCGCCGTGCTCGCGACCGCGCTCGCGCAGGCCGAGCGGATGAGCGGCCTGGTCGAGGACCTGCTCGACCTGGCTCGCGTCGACGCGGGCAAGGCGCCGCTCGCGGCCCGCGGCGTACCGCTCGCCGAGCTGCTGACCGATGCGGTCGCCGAGGCGGAGGCGCTCGGCCGCCGCGTGACCTACGACCTCCGGGTGACGCCGCCGGACCTCGTCGTGACCGCCGACCCGGCGCGCCTGCACCAGCTGGTGGCCAACCTGCTCGACAACGCCTCGCGGCACAGTCCCGCGGGCGGCACGGTCGAGGTGCGGGCCGAGGCCGCCGGCGACCGGTACCGGATCGAGGTCCGCGACTCCGGTCCGGGCGTGCCGGCGGCCGACCGGGAGCGGGTGTTCGAGCCGTTCGGCACCCTGGCCGCGTCCGGTGGCACCGGGGGCACCGGCCTCGGCCTCGCGATCGCCCGGTGGGTCACCGACCTGCACGGCGGCACCATCGGCTTCCTCGACCCGGCCGACGGGAGCAGTGGTGCCCGGGTCCGGGTCGAGCTGCCCCTCGAGCCCGCGGCCCGCCCGGCCGCCGTACCCGTCACCTCGAACCAGGAGGCACCCGTGTCCGCGCCCACCGCACCCCCGTCCCCGCCCGCCCCTGTCCCACCGCCGCCCTCGATCACCGACGACCTGCTCGGCGGCTTCTGGCCCGAGCGCGGGGTACCGGCCCGGCCCGCGCTGCTGCTCGGCGCGCTCGGCACCGGCCTGCTCGGCGGGCTGGTGCTCCCCGAGCGGGCCCTCGGCATCGGCACCTTCCTGGTGCTGGTCGCCGCGGGGTCCGTGGTGCTCACCGCGAGCCGGGAGCGTCGGGACGCGTTCACGCTGAGCTGCGCGGGGCTCTGCGTGCTGCTCGCGGCGACCGCCGTCGTACGGGACGCGGAGTGGGTGGTCGTGCTGTGCCTGCTGGCCGGCGCCGGACTCTGCGTGATCGGCGTGACCGGGGGACGCACCCTCGGTGGGTTCCTGCTGTCGGGGCTGATGTGGCCGGTCGCGGGCCTGCGCGGGATGCCGTGGCTGGGCCGGACGGTCACCGCGCTGCCGGTGGTCGGTCACGGCGCCGCCCTGCTGCGCACCCTGGTCTGGTCGGTGCTCGGCCTGGTCGTCTTCGGGGCGCTGTTCGCCTCGGCCGACGCGCTGGTCGCGGAGTGGGTCGACGCGCTGCTGCCCGATCTCACCGTCGACACCTTCGTGCTGCGCGCCTTCGTGACCACCGCCGTGGGCGGCACGGTGCTCGCGGCGGCGTACCTCTCCCTCAACCCGCCGCGCGTCGACCGCGCCGGGGTCGCCCCGCGGTCGGTGGCCCGGCGCTACGAGTGGCTGGCGCCGGTCCTGGTCGTGGTGGGCGTCTTCGCGGTCTTCCTCGTCGCCCAGGCGACGGTGGTGTTCGGCGGGCACGCCTACCTGCGGCGCACCACCGGCCTGACCTACGCCGAGTACGTCCACGAGGGCTTCGCCCAGCTCACCGTCGCCACCGCGCTGACCCTGCTCGTGATCGCCGTCGCCGCCCGCAAGGCCGCGCGGGAGACCGCGGCCGACCGGCTCTGGCTGCGGCTCGCCCTCGGCGCGCTGTGCGCCGAGACGCTGGTCGTCGTCGCGTCCGCGCTGTACCGGATGGACGTCTACCAGGAGGCGTACGGCTTCACCCGCCTGCGCCTGCTCGTCGACGTCTTCGAGGGCTGGCTCGGCGTCCTGGTGCTCGCGGTCGTGGTCAGCGGCATCGGACTACGTGGTGCCTGGCTCCCGCGGTTCGCGCTCCTGAGCGGCGTGCTGGGCCTCCTCGGGCTGGCCGCGGTCAACCCCGACGCGTGGATCGCCCGCCACAACCTGGACCGGTACGCCGACACCGGCCGCGTCGACTGGTCCTACCTGCGCGGGTTGTCCGACGACGCCGTACCGGTGCTCGCCGAGCTGACCGGATCCGACCGGACCTGTGCGCTCGCGGGCCGGCGGGTCGGGGGCGACGACTGGCTGGAGTGGAACCTGGGGCGGGCGCGGGCCGGCGACGCGTTGGCTGGCGCTGGGGCAGTCTCGCTGGACGCGACGGAGGGCTGTGTCGAGCGGGGGGACTAG